One window of the Candidatus Zixiibacteriota bacterium genome contains the following:
- a CDS encoding hypothetical protein (Evidence 5 : Unknown function), producing MDSNKFTEQELTGHISLITLGNMLDNYNAEQLVQAILRAQERDFKYIIIDCERLEFLSSAGVGAILGTIETSRESGGDIILCNLSGTIAHVLQVLDLHDFLTTAATRQEALAICGAKQGSPS from the coding sequence ATGGACTCAAACAAATTTACCGAGCAGGAACTGACCGGGCATATTTCCCTGATTACGCTCGGGAATATGCTCGATAACTACAACGCCGAGCAGTTGGTGCAGGCCATTTTAAGGGCCCAGGAACGCGATTTCAAGTACATCATCATAGACTGCGAACGGCTGGAATTTTTATCTTCGGCCGGCGTGGGGGCAATTCTGGGAACCATCGAAACCTCGCGGGAAAGCGGCGGCGATATTATTCTCTGCAATCTATCCGGGACGATCGCCCATGTTCTCCAGGTCCTTGACTTGCACGATTTCCTGACCACGGCCGCGACCCGGCAGGAGGCGCTGGCGATCTGCGGGGCCAAACAGGGATCACCTTCCTGA
- a CDS encoding conserved hypothetical protein (Evidence 4 : Unknown function but conserved in other organisms) — MKKNVGSADKILRIILGIVIIALGFIYKSWWGLVGILPLFTGVISWCGLYKLLGISTCKTKAPQQS; from the coding sequence ATGAAGAAAAATGTAGGATCGGCTGACAAAATTCTCAGAATTATTCTGGGTATAGTCATTATTGCGCTGGGCTTTATCTATAAGTCCTGGTGGGGATTAGTTGGCATACTGCCGCTTTTTACCGGAGTAATCAGCTGGTGCGGTTTATACAAGCTTCTCGGAATCTCCACCTGCAAGACGAAGGCCCCGCAACAAAGTTGA
- a CDS encoding exported hypothetical protein (Evidence 5 : Unknown function), which yields MRKRVFIIMVLAVLLMSVSAFGQSGGTTSPLASGVGARDLALGAADIATCDYTTAPYWNPSRLARSEQLSLTGFHTRLYDADIAYQYLGIVIPTLDWGSFGIGVIRLGVDNIEERDASNLLTGTFDDNRLGFRLAYGQTVGSLDLGLAVSMENHTVGSYKATSSPGLDIAVSKIIGSPFAWCHYVTVSVVARNIIAPSMKLVDEEVKSPAQYQIGLSTRIMPNRSSRQYLEVSGGFQKTDLADADPSLGLEYSILDMLKLRGSLRGKLISGGVGLAYHGISVDYAVVDRDMGALHMISLTTAVGKPATERRLNRTREREAAFSRAMNDRLTKQNIELASQLLASGKTALASGDLRTADSDFDRALFLSRSSGIDTTESASLLAQVQEQITRRERNSAVAMHLDSARVRLSASDYLGCQYFAGLALALDSSNIEAIGLHEKAGRASSELSRRQEFVQHRVLIIDSLIGYGRYDEALSAARSVNQVAPDNPLAQQALKKAEFELFRYEAEAAMARQEYRTAIGLLDSALTRFPGQNRCLALRQQCRREEENFRAAAAVTEVTPAPLSREIEKQVADMYEKGRAAFNRGDLPQAMKDWEEVDRLAPGYQAVREYLVKVYRFVGVDLYSRNQMNEALKIWEKALAIAPDNTEIAAYARRTRNEIDKLKELSDGN from the coding sequence ATGAGGAAAAGAGTTTTCATTATCATGGTCCTGGCGGTGCTTCTCATGTCAGTGTCCGCTTTCGGGCAGAGCGGGGGAACGACGTCCCCCTTAGCCTCGGGGGTGGGAGCGCGTGATCTGGCCCTGGGAGCCGCCGATATAGCGACTTGCGATTACACCACTGCCCCATACTGGAACCCGTCCCGGCTCGCCCGCAGTGAGCAGTTGAGTCTGACCGGTTTTCATACGCGTTTGTATGATGCCGATATCGCCTATCAGTATCTCGGCATCGTGATCCCGACCCTCGATTGGGGCTCATTCGGGATCGGCGTTATCAGGCTGGGGGTGGACAATATCGAAGAGCGCGACGCCTCCAATCTGCTGACCGGCACCTTCGATGACAATCGGCTCGGTTTCCGTCTGGCGTACGGGCAGACGGTCGGTTCTCTCGATCTCGGGCTGGCCGTCTCAATGGAAAATCATACCGTCGGATCATACAAGGCAACGTCAAGTCCCGGTCTCGATATCGCCGTATCGAAAATAATCGGCTCTCCGTTCGCATGGTGCCATTATGTAACGGTCAGCGTGGTCGCCCGAAACATCATTGCACCGTCGATGAAACTGGTCGATGAAGAGGTGAAGTCGCCGGCGCAGTACCAGATCGGTCTGAGTACAAGAATCATGCCGAATCGCTCGAGCCGTCAATATCTGGAAGTTTCGGGAGGATTTCAGAAGACGGATCTCGCCGACGCGGATCCGTCATTGGGACTGGAATACTCCATACTCGATATGCTTAAATTGCGGGGCAGTCTCAGGGGCAAACTGATTTCCGGCGGGGTCGGGCTGGCGTATCACGGGATCAGCGTCGATTACGCCGTGGTGGACCGGGATATGGGGGCCCTGCATATGATTTCTTTGACCACGGCCGTTGGAAAACCGGCCACCGAACGGCGGCTGAATCGTACCCGCGAGCGGGAAGCCGCGTTCAGCCGGGCCATGAATGACCGTCTGACAAAACAAAATATCGAACTGGCGTCGCAGTTGCTCGCGAGCGGCAAGACGGCGCTGGCATCAGGGGATCTTCGCACCGCCGATTCCGATTTTGACCGCGCCCTCTTCTTGTCGCGCAGCAGCGGTATCGATACGACCGAGTCCGCTTCCCTCCTGGCGCAGGTTCAGGAGCAGATCACCCGGCGCGAGAGAAATTCGGCGGTAGCGATGCATCTCGATTCGGCGCGGGTGCGCCTGTCGGCATCCGATTATCTCGGCTGTCAGTATTTTGCCGGCCTGGCGCTGGCGCTCGACTCGAGCAATATTGAAGCGATCGGCCTGCATGAAAAGGCCGGCCGAGCCTCGTCGGAATTGAGCCGCCGCCAGGAATTTGTTCAACACCGAGTTCTCATTATCGATTCCCTGATCGGATACGGCCGCTATGACGAAGCACTATCGGCGGCTAGGAGCGTTAATCAGGTGGCGCCGGATAATCCGCTGGCCCAGCAGGCCCTTAAGAAAGCGGAATTCGAATTGTTCCGCTACGAAGCCGAAGCGGCCATGGCCCGCCAGGAGTACCGTACCGCTATCGGGCTCCTCGATTCGGCGCTGACTCGTTTCCCCGGGCAGAACCGGTGCCTGGCGCTGCGGCAGCAGTGCCGCCGGGAAGAAGAAAATTTCCGTGCGGCAGCGGCAGTGACCGAAGTTACACCGGCGCCGCTCAGCCGCGAGATAGAGAAACAGGTTGCGGATATGTATGAAAAGGGTCGGGCCGCTTTCAACCGCGGTGATTTGCCGCAGGCGATGAAAGATTGGGAAGAAGTCGATCGTCTCGCTCCCGGATATCAGGCGGTCCGCGAATACCTGGTCAAGGTGTACCGATTTGTCGGGGTCGATCTGTACAGCCGGAATCAGATGAACGAGGCTCTCAAAATATGGGAGAAAGCGCTGGCCATCGCGCCCGACAATACGGAAATCGCGGCCTATGCCCGTCGCACCCGGAATGAAATTGATAAACTGAAGGAACTCTCCGATGGCAACTGA
- the mscL gene encoding mechanosensitive channel (Evidence 2a : Function from experimental evidences in other organisms; PubMedId : 10202137, 10352145, 14671322, 7511799, 8063098, 8412700, 8890153, 9756908, 9856938; Product type t : transporter), producing MFKEFKEFAMKGNVVDMAVGIIIGAAFGKIITSVVSDIIMPPIGLLLGKVDFSSLFVNLSAESFPTLAAAKAAGAATINYGLFINTVIDFIIVAFALFLVIKQMNRLKREPAPAPAVPTTKECPFCYSSIPLKATRCPNCTSEIKS from the coding sequence ATGTTCAAAGAATTCAAAGAGTTTGCGATGAAGGGGAACGTGGTGGATATGGCGGTCGGTATTATCATCGGCGCGGCCTTCGGGAAAATCATCACCTCGGTCGTAAGCGATATCATCATGCCGCCGATCGGATTGCTTCTGGGAAAAGTCGATTTTTCCAGCCTGTTTGTCAATCTCTCGGCAGAGAGTTTCCCTACCCTGGCGGCGGCCAAAGCGGCCGGGGCGGCGACTATCAATTACGGTTTATTCATTAATACCGTCATCGATTTTATCATCGTGGCCTTCGCCCTCTTTCTGGTTATCAAGCAGATGAACCGTCTCAAACGGGAACCGGCGCCCGCCCCCGCGGTTCCCACCACCAAGGAATGCCCCTTCTGTTATTCCTCTATTCCGCTGAAGGCGACCCGCTGCCCCAATTGCACTTCTGAAATCAAGAGTTAA
- a CDS encoding putative Phosphoserine phosphatase (Evidence 3 : Putative function from multiple computational evidences; Product type e : enzyme), whose amino-acid sequence MATEHKDHLFEDWPLPSKYDRSIRREFALYLGGLVLLLMIITGLVISNKMVVTVTDNVVDRILAQARSYAGAASKQMIAADGPDVLMLTDICKKLMADNPDCGWVGIADKQGRFLAHTDMKQVISSSRLTLTRSDAYSNRLRNGEVLQMTDDSIIMAVPITEQGVTLGTLGIGSSTRSIEAVRKSALMTMAIITVVMILIGVPLTMLILSNRLRPFQLITEALRKVDVGNIRFDIPVKTHNEFGYLAETLRVMGERLDRARKQMVETERMTRELEIAREIQLNILPKKYPSGRGFEFSGRYQSAKTVGGDYYDFIDIDDDRLALVVADVSGKSLPGMLVMLLTRDLVISHARRLADPARLLSAVNGELMPEIRKGMFVTMFYGILDKRSGRFQFASAGHNPLIYYRAAEGACRLIKTKGYPLGMMNTDQFDKRIESGEIILESGDWLVQYTDGINEAMNAAKAEYGMDNLVTSVAEAASLSAAELAGDVINKVVAFVGEAPQNDDMTLLAMKWNGDMKAEPPNELREKVYVEGH is encoded by the coding sequence ATGGCAACTGAACATAAAGACCATCTTTTCGAAGACTGGCCGTTACCGTCGAAATACGACCGCTCCATACGGCGCGAGTTCGCCCTGTATCTCGGCGGCCTGGTCCTGCTTCTGATGATTATTACCGGTCTGGTTATTTCCAATAAGATGGTGGTGACGGTCACGGACAATGTGGTCGATCGAATTCTGGCCCAGGCCCGCTCTTATGCCGGCGCGGCCTCGAAACAGATGATTGCCGCCGACGGCCCCGATGTCCTGATGTTGACCGATATATGCAAAAAACTTATGGCCGACAACCCCGATTGCGGCTGGGTTGGCATCGCCGACAAGCAGGGACGCTTTCTGGCCCATACCGACATGAAGCAAGTAATATCTTCGTCACGGCTGACGCTCACCCGGTCCGATGCCTATTCCAACCGCTTGCGTAACGGCGAGGTCCTGCAGATGACCGATGATTCCATTATTATGGCTGTTCCTATTACGGAGCAGGGAGTGACACTGGGGACGCTGGGAATTGGATCATCAACTCGCTCCATCGAAGCGGTCAGGAAATCGGCCCTCATGACGATGGCGATCATAACCGTAGTTATGATTCTTATCGGCGTCCCGCTGACGATGCTCATTCTCAGCAACCGCCTGCGGCCGTTTCAACTTATCACCGAGGCCCTGCGCAAAGTCGATGTCGGCAATATTCGGTTCGATATCCCGGTAAAAACGCATAATGAATTCGGGTACCTGGCGGAGACGTTGCGGGTGATGGGCGAGCGTCTGGATCGAGCCCGGAAGCAGATGGTTGAAACGGAGCGGATGACCCGTGAACTCGAAATCGCCCGGGAGATTCAACTCAATATCCTGCCCAAGAAATATCCGAGCGGCCGGGGATTCGAGTTTTCCGGGCGGTATCAGAGCGCCAAAACGGTCGGCGGCGATTATTACGATTTTATCGATATCGATGATGATAGATTGGCCCTTGTGGTGGCGGATGTATCGGGGAAATCGCTTCCCGGGATGCTGGTCATGCTTCTGACGCGCGACCTCGTGATATCGCATGCCCGGCGTCTCGCCGATCCCGCCCGATTGCTTTCGGCCGTCAACGGGGAACTGATGCCGGAAATCCGCAAGGGGATGTTCGTGACCATGTTTTACGGTATTCTCGATAAGAGAAGCGGCCGCTTTCAATTCGCCTCGGCCGGACACAATCCGCTTATCTATTACCGGGCGGCCGAAGGGGCCTGCCGTTTAATAAAAACCAAAGGGTATCCTTTGGGCATGATGAATACCGACCAGTTCGACAAACGGATCGAATCCGGCGAAATTATTCTGGAGAGCGGTGACTGGCTGGTGCAGTACACCGACGGCATCAATGAGGCGATGAATGCCGCCAAGGCCGAATACGGCATGGACAATCTGGTGACTTCGGTCGCCGAAGCGGCGTCGCTGTCGGCGGCCGAACTCGCCGGTGACGTCATAAATAAAGTGGTGGCCTTTGTCGGGGAGGCGCCTCAGAACGATGACATGACGCTTCTGGCGATGAAATGGAACGGTGACATGAAGGCGGAACCGCCGAATGAATTGAGGGAAAAAGTATATGTCGAAGGCCATTAA
- a CDS encoding putative Histidine kinase (Evidence 3 : Putative function from multiple computational evidences; Product type e : enzyme) produces the protein MNMNITSDGVDISRHSSEHERKVLALESLSKLASQFARDPDLQKLIDSLALTIAGQFGVTSTLIAIRTNESESFGLLKAATGKFRNLSEGFEPFNLILNMPTLMTDPGPFRMGDADFPFGKESALYIEMERMEARLFAPMVVDRRNIGLILLGPRIGKVDYKDSEVMLLRDLVTTITPLIANSLLYAEMSQLKTRYLSIIDSVPQAMFVFDSREILRTANKTAVDLIASLGGTMYDETPVGLAMETIFPEANFPDWVERLRSAGGENDDKLHTTVIIRSDDHERIFNVRASTFISQPGADSEKILTLQDITDQKENERRMFEQEKFAEQGMMASAIAHELNNFLGVIQGGTELALLNMERGRPEKAAATMQKLMDNIGAMQRFTAGLTDFARVNVQMVPGNINDVVTDVLSFVVSQKRFSRISVRTQLTRQLPDIVMDRDQIAQVVINILNNAADAIAETGRSDGIIIVGTTFDQGSIGLTISDNGKGMKPEVRDRIFKTHLTTKPKGHGYGLVNCGKIIERHGASVEITSQIGFGTTFALKFPTDKPPSW, from the coding sequence ATGAACATGAATATCACATCCGACGGCGTCGATATATCCCGTCATTCTTCCGAGCACGAACGGAAAGTTCTGGCTCTGGAATCGCTGTCGAAACTGGCATCGCAATTTGCCCGCGACCCGGATCTCCAGAAATTGATCGATTCCCTGGCGCTCACCATCGCCGGGCAATTCGGCGTGACCAGTACTCTCATCGCCATTCGCACCAATGAATCCGAATCTTTTGGCTTGCTGAAGGCCGCCACCGGTAAATTCCGCAACCTGTCGGAAGGGTTTGAGCCGTTCAATCTAATTCTGAACATGCCGACTCTGATGACCGACCCCGGTCCATTTCGGATGGGCGATGCGGACTTTCCTTTTGGAAAGGAATCGGCCCTTTATATCGAGATGGAACGGATGGAGGCCCGGCTATTTGCCCCCATGGTCGTGGATCGGCGTAATATCGGCTTGATTCTGCTTGGCCCGCGTATCGGGAAGGTCGATTATAAAGATTCCGAAGTGATGCTTCTCCGCGACCTGGTCACGACGATTACACCCCTTATCGCCAATTCACTATTGTATGCTGAGATGTCACAACTGAAAACGCGCTATCTCAGTATTATCGACAGCGTCCCTCAGGCCATGTTTGTTTTCGATTCCCGGGAAATTTTGCGCACCGCCAACAAGACGGCCGTCGATCTTATCGCCTCTCTGGGAGGGACCATGTACGATGAGACTCCGGTGGGCCTGGCGATGGAAACGATCTTCCCCGAGGCGAATTTTCCGGATTGGGTCGAACGGCTTCGTTCCGCCGGCGGGGAAAACGACGATAAACTCCATACCACCGTCATCATCAGGAGTGACGATCATGAGAGAATATTCAACGTCCGCGCCAGTACATTTATTAGTCAGCCGGGGGCCGACAGCGAAAAAATTCTCACCCTGCAGGATATCACCGACCAGAAAGAGAACGAGCGCCGGATGTTCGAGCAGGAGAAGTTCGCCGAGCAGGGGATGATGGCCTCCGCCATCGCTCATGAATTGAATAATTTCCTCGGCGTCATTCAGGGCGGGACGGAACTGGCGCTTCTCAATATGGAACGGGGCCGGCCGGAGAAGGCCGCGGCGACCATGCAAAAACTGATGGACAATATCGGCGCCATGCAGCGGTTCACGGCGGGCCTGACCGATTTTGCGCGGGTCAACGTCCAGATGGTCCCGGGAAACATTAACGACGTTGTCACCGATGTTCTTTCTTTCGTGGTTTCCCAGAAACGGTTCAGCCGCATCAGCGTTCGAACGCAATTGACCCGCCAGTTGCCCGATATCGTGATGGATCGCGATCAAATCGCCCAGGTGGTCATAAATATTCTCAATAATGCCGCCGATGCTATCGCCGAAACCGGGCGGAGCGACGGAATAATCATTGTCGGCACCACGTTTGACCAGGGCTCTATCGGCCTCACGATCTCCGATAACGGCAAAGGGATGAAGCCGGAAGTCCGTGACCGAATATTCAAGACGCACCTGACAACCAAACCAAAAGGGCACGGCTACGGGTTGGTCAATTGCGGTAAGATTATCGAGCGGCACGGGGCTTCGGTCGAAATCACGAGCCAGATCGGGTTCGGGACCACATTCGCCCTTAAATTCCCGACGGATAAGCCGCCCTCCTGGTAA
- a CDS encoding hypothetical protein (Evidence 5 : Unknown function), whose amino-acid sequence MSKAINNSRVINLPAGLTTSETVSFEQALKAAVAERPGTILLDCSLLGQVSSNHINLLWQANTACREKKIELRLLNPPPTLLRILTVLDLTHTFEFGETVNTSKPRDDWDTLTAELPQTYVMEVAVEAEAIDKAIVKFILFLGKIGAGATTIHELRTIYYEVATNIRQHSGLKAADQIRVVVFADYEKIMMTFEDKGRYFDSTAVDAHVDAGRAAKIRKRRGFGLAMIRRLADRLVYRGGENGGNILTVHKKWCR is encoded by the coding sequence ATGTCGAAGGCCATTAATAATTCCCGCGTCATAAATCTTCCGGCGGGATTAACGACGAGCGAGACGGTGTCTTTCGAGCAGGCCCTCAAAGCCGCAGTCGCCGAACGGCCGGGGACAATTCTCCTGGATTGTTCCCTGCTGGGACAGGTGAGTTCCAATCATATCAACCTGCTGTGGCAGGCCAATACGGCGTGCCGGGAAAAGAAGATTGAACTTCGACTGCTCAACCCGCCGCCGACCCTGCTTCGAATTCTAACCGTTCTCGATTTGACCCATACCTTTGAATTCGGCGAGACCGTCAATACTTCCAAGCCGCGGGATGACTGGGATACCCTGACGGCCGAACTTCCGCAAACGTATGTGATGGAAGTGGCGGTCGAAGCGGAAGCGATCGATAAAGCGATTGTGAAATTCATTCTGTTTCTGGGAAAGATCGGAGCCGGGGCCACGACCATTCATGAACTTCGCACCATTTACTACGAAGTGGCGACCAATATCAGGCAACACAGCGGGCTGAAAGCCGCCGATCAAATCCGGGTGGTCGTCTTTGCCGATTATGAAAAGATAATGATGACATTTGAAGATAAGGGACGATATTTTGATTCCACCGCCGTGGATGCTCATGTCGACGCCGGCCGGGCGGCGAAAATAAGGAAACGCCGCGGCTTCGGGCTGGCCATGATCCGCCGCCTGGCGGATCGTCTGGTGTACCGCGGGGGCGAAAACGGGGGCAATATTTTAACAGTACACAAAAAATGGTGCCGATAA